In Uranotaenia lowii strain MFRU-FL chromosome 2, ASM2978415v1, whole genome shotgun sequence, one genomic interval encodes:
- the LOC129743030 gene encoding uncharacterized protein LOC129743030, with the protein MASKAEKKLAADLLTRRRACAERDVVEKFVADFTYERDCCQVAVRLEALNKCNELFLNVQNDIEMGDSEERFETHLEFRADFEDRFCRAKGFLLSKLESREHPLSSTIIHASASHSMSSSFHHRLPKIDLPKFSGDESRWISFRDNFLSMIHCNEDIPIVNKLQYLLQSLEGEAKKPFESVDIQADNYSSTWDALKKRYDNKRFLRKELFRGLYNLPPIQHESAQDLNTLVDDFQRHVKALGKLGEPIEHWDTPLIFILTNKLDSATIRAWEQDTRQKEEVKYDELIEFLVHQVRMLKSVDSDLQHRSSVPTISKVAGQIPKKPVPIRSVVNTATSETQSSTSPCHCCLRQHPLHQCPAFQHLSSSQRRELVTQHSLCWNCFRANHQARSCKSKFLCRICQAKHHTMLHHQAAPPNESSSEGSQATQANPGPSRLLSPPTINLPVHSDSTVLLETVSLLVVDLYGRKIPARALLDSAAMSNFITRKLANELATRQTPVDIAVAGIGESVKRIRNKLAAKIVSRNSDFSTTLDFLVMKKPTSHLPTSPIDTTAWKMPKVSLTDPQFNVPATIDMIIGGECYHEFHTGVRHSLGNGLPFLVDTLFGWTVSGKVDSSSTTAPRACFLSTVDQTRETIPGEFRPMETADGSLRMEAEPSTTQIHNKGCIARHSRSNNPKTTLGDSNTKATQRNSTRNAHHKIPGSHAQPGKKHDMDPVDDNPHCYRPHHPVLKEASKTTNERVVFDASCEPNSGYALNDTLLVGPVAQQSQLSNTPSSAAKVNDEGEDAACRSCCYVVPLVEQPSVTCLELCAPVLPEEDTDGLSRRRVPEVHIAASELSRNLHSSNFPENPSCSLDVLLYPAIIEIFLQRPAEHAECDSLRMSSANRSPTIVHRRSISWATIENGQQHRYQQQSLQRSVEHAERCSTRLKGANRFCTSADVATKFFDVRRVNRIFWSNRMSFQPSDHPGPIINP; encoded by the exons ATGGCTAGCAAGGCGGAGAAAAAGTTAGCAGCGGACCTTCTGACGAGACGACGAGCGTGTGCCGAACGAGATGTGGTGGAGAAGTTTGTAGCGGATTTCACTTATGAACGAGATTGTTGCCAGGTTGCGGTACGTTTGGAGGCGCTCAACAAGTGCAACGAGTTGTTCCTGAACGTGCAGAACGACATCGAAATGGGCGATAGCGAAGAACGGTTTGAAACACACCTGGAATTCCGTGCTGATTTTGAGGATCGATTCTGCAGGGCGAAGGGTTTTTTGCTGTCTAAACTGGAGAGTAGGGAGCATCCGTTGAGTTCGACGATCATCCACGCATCGGCTTCTCATAGCATGTCTTCCAGCTTTCATCATCGGCTGCCGAAAATCGATCTTCCGAAATTTAGTGGAGATGAATCGCGCTGGATCTCGTTTCGTGACAACTTTCTCTCGATGATTCACTGCAACGAGGATATACCGATCGTCAACAAGCTGCAGTACCTGTTACAGTCCCTCGAAGGAGAAGCCAAGAAACCATTCGAGTCGGTGGATATCCAAGCCGACAATTATTCGTCGACGTGGGACGCGCTTAAGAAGCGTTACGATAACAAGCGATTTCTCAGAAAGGAGCTGTTCCGAGGCCTGTATAACCTTCCACCGATACAGCATGAGTCCGCACAAGACCTCAACACACTGGTTGATGATTTCCAGCGACACGTTAAGGCTCTGGGAAAACTAGGGGAACCGATCGAGCATTGGGACACTCCACTTATCTTCATCTTAACGAACAAGTTGGACTCAGCAACGATTCGCGCATGGGAGCAGGATACTCGACAGAAAGAAGAAGTGAAGTACGACGAGCTCATCGAGTTTCTCGTCCACCAAGTCCGAATGTTGAAATCCGTGGACAGCGATCTCCAACATCGTTCCTCAGTGCCCACCATTTCCAAGGTGGCCGGACAAATCCCGAAGAAACCAGTTCCCATCCGATCCGTCGTGAACACAGCTACTTCCGAAACTCAATCCAGCACTTCGCCATGCCACTGTTGCCTGAGACAACATCCATTGCACCAATGTCCAGCATTTCAGCACCTGTCAAGCTCCCAACGGCGAGAGCTTGTGACACAGCACAGCCTTTGCTGGAATTGCTTCCGCGCGAACCACCAGGCAAGATCCTGTAAATCCAAGTTCCTGTGTAGGATTTGCCAAGCGAAGCACCATACTATGTTGCACCACCAAGCAGCACCACCGAACGAGTCCTCATCCGAGGGATCACAAGCCACACAAGCGAATCCAGGCCCCAGTAGATTGCTTAGCCCACCAACAATAAATCTTCCCGTGCATTCAGATTCAACCGTTCTCTTGGAGACAGTCTCTCTGTTAGTTGTCGACCTATACGGCAGAAAGATTCCAGCACGAGCTCTTTTAGATTCCGCAGCAATGTCCAACTTTATCACCAGGAAGCTGGCGAACGAGCTCGCCACCCGACAAACACCCGTGGACATCGCAGTTGCCGGAATTGGAGAGTCAGTCAAGCGCATCAGGAACAAATTAGCTGCCAAAATCGTATCCAGGAACAGCGACTTCTCCACCACACTCGATTTCCTCGTCATGAAGAAGCCAACCTCTCATCTTCCCACATCCCCGATCGATACAACTGCCTGGAAAATGCCAAAGGTTTCATTGACGGATCCTCAGTTCAACGTTCCAGCAACAATCGACATGATCATCGGTGGAGAATGTTACCATGAATTCCACACAGGTGTACGTCATTCCCTTGGTAACGGTTTACCGTTTTTGGTGGACACCCTCTTTGGCTGGACAGTTTCCGGCAAAGTGGATTCCAGCTCCACCACCGCACCGCGAGCGTGCTTCCTCTCCACCGTTGATCAAACCCGAGAAACGATCCCTGGGGAGTTCCGGCCAATGGAAACCGCCGATGGGAGCCTGAGAATGGAAGCTGAACCCTCCACCACTCAAATCCACAATAAAGGATGCATCGCCCGCCATTCCCGGTCCAATAATCCCAAAACCACCCTTGGAGATTCGAACACGAAGGCCACACAACGAAACTCCACCAGAAATGCACACCACAAAATCCCTGGAAGTCACGCTCAACCCGGAAAAAAGCACGACATGGATCCTGTTGACGACAATCCACACTGCTATCGGCCACACCACCCGGTGCTCAAGGAAGCCAGCAAAACCACCAATGAACGCGTGGTATTCGACGCATCCTGTGAGCCCAATTCAGGGTACGCGCTCAACGATACGCTGCTCGTCGGTCCCGTCGCTCAACAAAGTCAACTGTCTAACACTCCTTCAAGCGCCGCTAAGGTCAACGACGAAGGAGAAGACGCTGCCTGTAGATCCTGCTGCTACGTTGTCCCTTTGGTCGAGCAGCCGTCTGTTACCTGTCTGGAGTTATGCGCACCTGTTCTGCCAGAGGAGGATACTGATGGGCTCAGTAGGAGACGCGTTCCGGAAGTGCACATCGCAGCTAGCGAACTGTCCAGGAATCTACATTCCTCCAACTTCCCCGAAAACCCTAGTTG TTCCTTAGACGTCCTATTGTACCCCGCCATCATCGAGATCTTTCTACAAAGACCGGCAGAGCACGCCGAATGTGACTCACTGCGCATGTCGAGCGCTaatag ATCACCAACTATCGTACATCGTCGCAGCATTTCATGGGCCACCATCGAGAACGGCCAACAACATCGGTATCAACAGCAGAGTCTTCAAAGatcggtagagcacgccgaacgttgcTCAACGCGCTTAAAGGgcgctaacag ATTCTGCACCAGTGCCGATGTTGCGACTAAGTTCTTCGATGTGCGACGTGTCAACCGTATCTTCTGGTCCAACCGAATGAGTTTTCAGCCGAGTGATCACCCGGGTCCCATTATCAATCCCTAG